The proteins below come from a single Limosilactobacillus reuteri genomic window:
- a CDS encoding glycosyltransferase, with translation MYFFVNQYLLSSNSSVEHAELKRLALFKKHGGEAKLVTRDFDLVLHDTIKKFGLTNDQIVNMYDFFANTTDYQGKKLHTEDLPLPIDYQVGTGNNYREVKDGDRLVCEVHFAAGTIGQVNHVDYFDLAGNMTLRQQYDIRGFKAADEFFGEDGQEYYARYYRPNGETYLERYFVKSVENTPINSLNVLRNYQGQDRFFDSLEDLFIFFLDELNKANGEDNVFIADRPAVAIKPVQSMMTKAKKFLWLPMNQVNDGQNLINGPLNPMLQGPVTTDADKWDGVIVMTAKQAEILQQQIHNAVPIYVINGTPVLANYARINEADRTPGQLIYVGRLAEDKQTSQLINMFAQIHQQVSESKLTFYGYGTGEDMDNYKKQVKSLGLDGSIEFAGYQISLDEAYDQAQLFVDASRIDAQPLAMGEALNHGVPVVSYDYLYGPREMVISGKNGEIIPLNNQGQFIQTVVKLLQDRDELQSLSTGAYDNLDELVEEKTWKQWQQLSAI, from the coding sequence GTGTACTTTTTTGTAAACCAATACTTATTAAGTAGCAACTCCAGTGTTGAACATGCTGAATTAAAACGACTAGCCCTATTTAAAAAGCATGGTGGAGAAGCTAAATTGGTGACCCGTGACTTCGACCTCGTTCTTCATGATACCATCAAAAAATTTGGTTTAACTAACGACCAAATTGTTAATATGTATGACTTTTTTGCAAACACGACTGATTACCAAGGCAAAAAGCTCCATACTGAGGATTTACCTTTACCAATTGACTATCAAGTAGGAACTGGAAATAACTATCGCGAAGTAAAAGATGGTGACCGCCTTGTTTGCGAAGTTCACTTTGCGGCTGGAACGATTGGGCAAGTTAACCATGTTGATTACTTTGATCTTGCTGGTAATATGACTCTTCGCCAACAATATGATATTCGTGGTTTTAAGGCAGCTGACGAATTTTTTGGTGAAGATGGACAGGAATACTATGCGCGTTATTACCGCCCCAATGGAGAAACGTATCTTGAACGGTATTTTGTAAAATCGGTTGAAAATACCCCAATTAATTCGCTGAATGTCTTACGTAATTATCAGGGGCAAGATCGCTTCTTTGATTCTTTAGAAGACCTCTTTATTTTCTTTTTGGATGAATTGAATAAGGCAAATGGTGAGGATAATGTGTTTATTGCTGACCGACCAGCTGTTGCGATTAAACCGGTTCAATCAATGATGACAAAAGCAAAGAAATTTTTGTGGCTTCCGATGAACCAGGTTAACGATGGTCAGAACTTAATAAATGGTCCCTTAAATCCGATGTTGCAAGGTCCTGTTACTACGGATGCGGACAAGTGGGATGGTGTAATCGTCATGACTGCTAAACAAGCGGAGATTCTCCAGCAACAAATTCACAATGCTGTACCAATCTATGTAATTAATGGGACCCCCGTTCTTGCTAACTATGCGCGGATTAATGAAGCTGATCGGACACCGGGTCAATTGATTTACGTTGGAAGATTGGCAGAAGATAAGCAAACTAGTCAACTAATCAATATGTTTGCGCAGATTCATCAGCAAGTATCTGAAAGTAAGCTAACTTTCTATGGGTATGGCACTGGTGAAGATATGGATAACTATAAAAAACAGGTTAAAAGCCTTGGATTAGATGGGTCAATTGAGTTTGCTGGTTACCAGATATCATTAGATGAGGCATATGATCAAGCTCAATTATTTGTTGATGCAAGTCGAATCGATGCACAGCCATTAGCGATGGGCGAGGCCTTAAACCATGGGGTACCAGTTGTTTCCTATGATTACCTTTATGGACCGCGTGAAATGGTAATTTCAGGTAAAAATGGTGAGATCATTCCTTTAAATAACCAGGGACAGTTTATTCAAACCGTCGTCAAATTATTACAAGACCGAGATGAACTGCAAAGCTTAAGTACTGGTGCCTATGACAATCTAGATGAATTGGTAGAAGAAAAAACTTGGAAGCAATGGCAACAACTATCAGCTATTTAG
- the asp1 gene encoding accessory Sec system glycosyltransferase Asp1, translating to MLFFLNDNIQRNKSGIEHAQIKRLHLFEKYHQPAKIVTRQYSNELHLVTAEAGIDDRNFINLFDYFQEACEVPQKNIRIKDIPVNPHWERKADGINYNYYQNGKRILYIRRRSDTDRRVINIQYFDHYGKLLKVSWFDSRGFISVEQLYDWDGKMATENYYRPDGTLAIQLAHQHDKRGREIKTYHLFNYHGRDYQFSGFDQLTRFFLDELVTDKQICGEGPVGFVVDRVYELGWAVLHMKHRVFRVLQLHNDHVNNPDDMLHSTLNYNYDWGLKHLQDWDGVIALTPQQQEDLQDRFGKFGVKIYRIPGPIVPAAVIDKHHVPFKKRTKKQVVMVARLSPEKQQDHLLKAWPQVLAAVPDAKLDFWGYANDDFDKTLNKIVKEEAINSSVTFHGYTDNVNSVYEDAQLLILPSRAEGLPLSLVEAQSHGLPIIANDIKYGPSDVVIDQQDGLLTKNGDIDGLAQAIIRLLRDQEQLAQMSENAYADSERYSEPNVMKLWNELVADMKEKGEE from the coding sequence ATGCTTTTTTTCCTAAACGATAATATTCAACGAAACAAATCAGGAATTGAGCATGCGCAAATTAAGCGTCTGCATCTGTTTGAAAAATATCATCAACCAGCTAAGATTGTTACCCGGCAATATTCGAATGAATTACACTTGGTAACAGCAGAAGCAGGGATTGATGATCGTAACTTTATTAACTTGTTTGATTATTTTCAGGAGGCTTGTGAGGTCCCGCAAAAGAATATTCGGATTAAAGATATTCCGGTTAACCCCCATTGGGAGCGCAAGGCTGATGGGATTAATTATAATTATTATCAAAATGGCAAACGTATTCTCTATATTCGTCGGCGCAGTGATACTGATCGGCGGGTAATTAATATTCAATATTTTGATCATTATGGAAAGCTTCTCAAAGTTAGTTGGTTTGACAGCCGCGGTTTTATCTCGGTCGAACAACTTTATGACTGGGATGGAAAAATGGCAACGGAAAACTATTACCGTCCAGATGGAACCTTAGCAATCCAGCTAGCCCACCAGCATGATAAGCGGGGAAGGGAAATTAAAACTTACCATCTTTTTAATTACCATGGTCGTGATTATCAATTCAGTGGCTTTGACCAGTTAACCCGGTTTTTCCTCGATGAGTTGGTCACTGACAAGCAAATCTGTGGTGAAGGTCCGGTTGGCTTTGTCGTTGACCGAGTTTATGAACTAGGCTGGGCAGTTCTGCACATGAAGCACCGGGTTTTTCGGGTTCTTCAACTGCATAATGACCATGTTAATAATCCTGATGATATGCTTCATTCTACCCTTAATTATAACTATGATTGGGGACTTAAGCACCTCCAAGATTGGGATGGGGTCATTGCCTTAACTCCGCAACAACAAGAAGATCTTCAAGATCGGTTTGGCAAGTTTGGTGTAAAGATCTACCGGATTCCTGGTCCGATTGTTCCTGCGGCAGTTATTGATAAGCATCATGTTCCTTTTAAAAAGCGAACGAAAAAACAAGTTGTCATGGTTGCTCGCTTGTCTCCCGAAAAACAGCAAGATCACCTATTGAAAGCATGGCCACAAGTACTAGCCGCTGTTCCAGATGCCAAGCTCGATTTTTGGGGATACGCTAATGATGATTTTGATAAGACGCTCAATAAAATTGTCAAAGAGGAAGCGATTAATAGTTCTGTGACCTTCCATGGGTATACAGATAACGTCAATTCGGTTTACGAAGATGCGCAATTACTCATTTTGCCAAGTCGGGCTGAAGGGTTACCACTATCTTTAGTGGAAGCTCAGTCCCATGGGTTGCCGATTATTGCTAATGACATAAAATATGGTCCTTCAGATGTCGTTATTGATCAACAGGATGGATTGCTGACCAAGAACGGTGATATTGATGGACTTGCTCAAGCGATCATTCGCTTATTGCGAGATCAAGAGCAATTAGCGCAGATGAGTGAAAATGCTTATGCTGATAGTGAGCGTTATTCTGAACCAAACGTGATGAAGTTATGGAATGAATTGGTTGCTGACATGAAGGAAAAGGGGGAAGAGTAA
- a CDS encoding fibrinogen-binding adhesin SdrG C-terminal domain-containing protein, producing the protein MDNYQAMNFYYGLLNLRAGFFKADLCEILMAIAQSVPDKNQQSATAYHTVEENLSQDHKQLNRDQVAFGSFYEDGHILHNVKINTQSDFFLDPTREDTVKWHVSFTVAKNVRPADQFIVQLSPNLMVAPNGHPEKPIPDFSDQNGTVIAMGAYDQDKHELVYAFTNYVTEHRQIIGELEGELAVDPLTTPENEFGLECFISVDDYRKDFTIDIDYPDLANDMFLGISSRMMHFDKDQQLFEDIIYVNPAQKDLNHAYIVFNTSDLVEELSNAIVKPSTMRIEIYRNSRGLKLPQSYGVNFQRLRDITNRFPVVEGDHLVETPYTMSFADNKMRLNFGADHTNDSYIIRVIGQYNGELDGTVRLRARLFGMDQQNVYMSNSTAATAAGTSMIARGHAISKEKLAEETADTTEDLKQDEHFVNVEEPLESTAVEEVREEADIPSASDGQEQFPSSQAEEDETPIEEKQAEAPAVSGAVGGDELSISFDVTPQTAPAEVIEEAESSDDKEELTISEESAVSESAVEIKVSEEETSAAPLPMPGRRPPRRHSRFQNTIRSNHSLRHLRRF; encoded by the coding sequence ATGGATAATTATCAAGCAATGAATTTTTACTATGGACTTCTTAATTTGCGTGCCGGTTTTTTTAAGGCTGACTTATGCGAAATACTAATGGCGATCGCACAGAGCGTACCTGATAAAAATCAACAATCAGCAACGGCATACCATACTGTAGAAGAGAATTTGAGCCAAGACCATAAGCAATTAAATCGTGATCAAGTTGCATTTGGGTCATTTTATGAAGATGGTCATATTTTACATAATGTCAAAATTAATACCCAATCAGACTTTTTCCTCGATCCGACCCGGGAAGATACTGTCAAGTGGCATGTTAGTTTTACGGTTGCTAAAAATGTCCGTCCGGCCGATCAATTTATTGTTCAACTATCGCCAAATTTGATGGTTGCGCCTAATGGTCATCCTGAAAAGCCAATTCCTGATTTTAGTGATCAAAATGGGACTGTTATTGCAATGGGAGCTTATGACCAGGATAAGCACGAACTTGTCTATGCTTTTACCAATTACGTAACCGAGCATCGACAAATAATTGGTGAATTAGAGGGAGAATTAGCAGTTGATCCTCTAACGACTCCAGAGAACGAATTTGGCTTGGAATGTTTTATAAGTGTTGATGATTACCGAAAAGACTTTACGATTGATATCGACTATCCAGATCTTGCTAACGACATGTTTCTCGGGATTTCTAGCCGGATGATGCATTTTGATAAGGATCAGCAGCTTTTTGAGGACATTATCTATGTTAATCCAGCACAAAAAGACCTTAATCATGCCTATATTGTCTTTAATACGAGTGATCTAGTGGAAGAATTATCTAATGCCATCGTCAAACCGTCAACAATGCGGATTGAGATTTATCGTAATTCACGGGGATTAAAATTACCTCAATCATATGGGGTAAACTTTCAGCGACTAAGGGATATTACTAATCGATTCCCGGTAGTGGAAGGCGATCACCTTGTCGAGACACCTTATACAATGTCCTTTGCTGATAACAAGATGCGATTGAATTTTGGCGCCGATCACACGAATGATTCCTATATTATTAGGGTAATTGGCCAATATAATGGTGAACTTGATGGAACAGTACGATTGCGGGCTCGTTTATTTGGGATGGACCAGCAAAATGTTTATATGAGTAATTCTACTGCTGCAACAGCTGCTGGAACTTCAATGATCGCAAGGGGGCATGCTATTTCTAAGGAGAAGTTAGCGGAGGAGACAGCGGACACAACAGAAGATTTGAAGCAAGACGAACATTTTGTCAATGTGGAAGAACCTCTTGAATCTACAGCAGTTGAAGAAGTGCGAGAAGAAGCTGATATTCCATCTGCTTCTGATGGTCAAGAACAATTTCCTAGTTCTCAAGCGGAAGAAGATGAAACGCCAATCGAAGAAAAGCAGGCGGAAGCTCCTGCAGTTAGTGGAGCAGTCGGCGGGGATGAATTATCAATCTCCTTTGACGTCACTCCTCAAACGGCACCGGCAGAGGTTATAGAAGAAGCTGAATCTTCAGATGACAAAGAGGAGCTTACTATATCTGAAGAATCCGCAGTGTCTGAGTCTGCTGTTGAAATTAAAGTTAGTGAAGAGGAGACAAGCGCAGCACCCCTACCAATGCCGGGACGACGACCACCGCGCCGGCACAGTCGTTTTCAAAATACAATCCGGTCGAATCATTCGTTGCGTCATTTGCGGAGATTCTAA